A window of the Streptomyces formicae genome harbors these coding sequences:
- a CDS encoding HAMP domain-containing protein, translating to MDASAHSRDHPSEAHPDTRYPGRAAEDPRPPAALSEEGLRKLLAGLTAVRDGDFSARLPDDAGGIMGEIASVYNGMVDQLSLVTSEVTRVAVEVGGEGRLGGHARVKGVGGVWQELTTGVNTMADNLTSQVRSIAQVASAVARGDLTQKIRVDARGEILELKETINTMVERLSSFAEEVTRVAREVGTEGNLGGQATVRGVSGTWKDLTDNVNSMATNLTNQVRNIAQVTTAVARGDLTRKIDVDARGEILELKTTINTMVDQLSSFAAEVTRVAREVGSEGRLGGQAEVEGVSGTWKRLTENVNELAGNLTRQVRAIAGVTSAVAEGDLTRSITVDAPGEVGDLKDNINAMVESLRATTRANEEQDWLKTNLARISGLMQSSNDLKGVAEIIMNEVPPLVSAQYGAFFLAEEAADGSGTELVMTASYGTPAPNPGQSGQSGESGQPARSGPDPAPPARFRLGESLVGQAALSRRTIAVDDLPPGFVTISSGLGAGAPAALIVLPIVVEEQVLGAVELAALRPFARTHRDFLDRFTEMVGVNVSSLIAHTRTDELLDQSQRLTAELRARSQELQARQEELQRSNAELAEKAALLADRNRDIERKNLEIEQGREELEERAKQLSRTSMYKSEFLANMSHELRTPLNSLLILAQLLAQNPDGNLTEKQVDYAEVIHSAGSDLLQLINDILDLSKVEAGKMDVHRERFPLHRLLEYVEMTFRPLAGERNLDFEVITAEDVPAEIITDETRLRQVLRNLLSNAVKFTEAGGVELRVEHAADDELPPQLRGVPVIAFRIKDTGVGIAPEHLESIFGAFQQGAVTTGRRYGGTGLGLSISRELAQLLSGIIVAESRLGEGSVFTFYVPVGGELPEQPPPGLAARAHDSGSGAAAGPHATVRGHRQVQNGSMAGRVVLIIDDDDRNVYAITEILEAEGVRVLTADDGRSGIELLTAHPDVDLIVMDVMMPGMDGYDATAAIRKLPRSAAVPVIVVTAKAMPGDRAKSLAAGANDYITKPVDAYDLVARVRKWLQR from the coding sequence ATGGACGCATCCGCTCACTCACGGGACCATCCCTCCGAGGCTCACCCGGACACCCGGTACCCCGGCCGCGCGGCGGAGGACCCCCGCCCGCCGGCCGCCCTGAGCGAGGAGGGTCTGCGCAAGCTCCTCGCGGGACTGACGGCCGTGCGCGACGGGGACTTCTCCGCCCGGCTCCCCGACGACGCCGGGGGCATCATGGGCGAGATCGCCTCGGTCTACAACGGCATGGTCGACCAGCTCTCCCTCGTCACCTCCGAGGTGACCCGGGTCGCGGTGGAGGTCGGCGGCGAGGGCAGGCTCGGCGGCCACGCCCGCGTCAAGGGCGTCGGCGGCGTCTGGCAGGAGCTCACCACGGGCGTGAACACCATGGCCGACAACCTCACCTCCCAGGTGCGGTCGATCGCCCAGGTCGCATCGGCCGTCGCCCGGGGTGACCTCACCCAGAAGATCCGCGTCGACGCCCGCGGCGAGATCCTGGAGCTCAAGGAGACCATCAACACGATGGTCGAACGGCTCTCCTCGTTCGCCGAGGAGGTCACCCGGGTCGCCCGCGAGGTCGGCACCGAGGGCAATCTCGGTGGCCAGGCGACCGTCCGGGGCGTGTCGGGCACCTGGAAGGACCTCACCGACAACGTCAACTCCATGGCGACCAACCTGACCAACCAGGTCCGCAACATCGCCCAGGTCACGACCGCCGTCGCGCGCGGCGATCTCACGCGCAAGATCGATGTCGACGCCCGGGGCGAGATCCTGGAGCTCAAGACGACCATCAACACGATGGTGGACCAGCTGTCGTCGTTCGCCGCCGAGGTCACCCGGGTCGCCCGGGAGGTCGGCAGCGAGGGCCGGCTCGGCGGCCAGGCCGAGGTCGAGGGCGTCTCCGGTACCTGGAAACGGCTCACCGAGAACGTCAACGAGCTAGCGGGCAACCTCACCCGCCAGGTCCGCGCCATCGCCGGGGTCACCAGCGCCGTCGCCGAGGGCGATCTGACCCGGTCCATCACCGTGGACGCCCCCGGCGAGGTCGGCGACCTCAAGGACAACATCAACGCGATGGTCGAGTCGCTGCGCGCCACCACCCGCGCCAACGAGGAACAGGACTGGCTCAAGACCAATCTGGCCCGGATCTCCGGACTGATGCAGTCGAGCAACGACCTCAAGGGTGTCGCCGAGATCATCATGAACGAGGTGCCGCCGCTCGTCTCGGCCCAGTACGGAGCCTTCTTCCTGGCCGAGGAGGCGGCCGACGGCAGCGGCACCGAGCTCGTCATGACCGCCTCGTACGGCACCCCGGCACCGAACCCCGGGCAGTCCGGGCAGTCGGGGGAGTCCGGGCAGCCCGCGCGATCCGGGCCGGACCCCGCGCCGCCCGCCCGCTTCCGGCTCGGCGAGTCCCTCGTCGGCCAGGCCGCGCTGAGCCGCCGCACCATCGCCGTCGACGATCTGCCGCCCGGCTTCGTCACCATCTCCTCCGGCCTCGGGGCCGGCGCCCCGGCCGCCCTGATCGTGCTGCCGATCGTGGTCGAGGAGCAGGTGCTCGGCGCGGTCGAGCTCGCCGCGCTGCGCCCCTTCGCCCGGACCCACCGCGACTTCCTCGACCGGTTCACCGAGATGGTCGGCGTCAACGTCAGCTCGCTCATCGCCCACACCCGCACCGACGAGCTGCTCGATCAGTCCCAGCGGCTCACGGCCGAACTGCGCGCCCGCTCCCAGGAGTTGCAGGCACGCCAGGAGGAGCTCCAGCGCTCCAACGCCGAGCTGGCCGAGAAGGCCGCCCTGCTCGCCGACCGCAACCGCGACATCGAGCGGAAGAACCTGGAGATCGAGCAGGGCCGGGAGGAGCTGGAGGAGCGGGCCAAGCAGCTCTCGCGCACCTCGATGTACAAGTCGGAGTTCCTCGCCAACATGAGCCACGAGCTGCGCACCCCGCTCAACAGCCTGCTCATCCTGGCCCAGTTGCTCGCCCAGAACCCCGACGGCAATCTGACGGAGAAGCAGGTCGACTACGCGGAGGTCATCCACTCCGCGGGCTCCGACCTGCTCCAGCTGATCAATGACATCCTCGACCTGTCCAAGGTCGAGGCGGGCAAGATGGACGTCCACCGCGAGCGGTTCCCGCTCCACCGGCTGCTGGAATACGTCGAGATGACCTTCCGGCCGCTGGCCGGCGAGCGGAACCTGGACTTCGAGGTGATCACCGCCGAGGACGTGCCCGCCGAGATCATCACCGACGAGACCCGGCTCCGGCAGGTGCTGCGCAATCTGCTCTCCAACGCCGTGAAGTTCACCGAGGCGGGCGGCGTCGAGCTGCGGGTCGAGCATGCCGCCGACGACGAACTCCCCCCGCAGCTGCGTGGTGTGCCGGTGATCGCGTTCCGGATCAAGGACACGGGCGTAGGGATCGCGCCGGAGCATCTGGAGTCCATCTTCGGCGCGTTCCAGCAGGGTGCGGTGACCACGGGGCGGCGCTACGGCGGCACCGGCCTGGGCCTGTCCATCAGCCGTGAACTCGCCCAGCTCCTCAGCGGGATCATCGTCGCCGAGAGCCGCCTCGGAGAGGGAAGCGTCTTCACCTTCTACGTGCCCGTCGGCGGCGAACTGCCCGAGCAGCCGCCGCCGGGGCTCGCCGCACGGGCGCACGACTCCGGCTCGGGTGCTGCCGCCGGCCCGCACGCGACCGTACGGGGACACAGGCAGGTGCAGAACGGATCCATGGCCGGACGCGTGGTGCTCATCATCGACGACGACGACCGGAACGTGTACGCGATCACCGAGATCCTGGAGGCAGAGGGCGTCCGCGTCCTCACGGCCGACGACGGCCGCTCCGGTATCGAGCTGCTCACCGCGCACCCGGACGTCGACCTCATCGTGATGGACGTGATGATGCCCGGGATGGACGGCTACGACGCCACCGCCGCCATCAGGAAGCTGCCGCGGTCCGCGGCCGTGCCCGTCATCGTGGTCACCGCCAAGGCGATGCCGGGGGACCGGGCCAAGAGCCTCGCGGCCGGGGCCAACGACTACATCACCAAGCCGGTCGACGCGTACGACCTCGTCGCGCGGGTGCGCAAGTGGCTCCAGCGCTGA
- a CDS encoding PP2C family protein-serine/threonine phosphatase produces the protein MQRALMGLAVPAARILDAGGADPAEPAVLAPLLDQLTHPAMSLRADPESGVLHVEHLNRPALDSAGRTHGTAGRPLAQVFPAVSAELAQLARAARESAAPRRAARLPVVHRAGDPDPLHDVRVLPVGPGRTVVLWHGATDPLMSLTRVLGRLENLAAFEDDLIAGTSRWSEQAYRIFGLDPAAPAVPLRRLAPQLHRDETDKLHDLLTELTERRHGAHTVVRVVREDGGLRHVRIAAEPLLTGGVLTGITGVYQDVSAQHHTEIALSATYDRLTAAQTQAALRHQLVVQLQQAIVPEVPVLQRLHGLEVAARYRPAAEEYRVGGDWYDVLPLPSGRVLVAVGDIAGHGIDSVTGMVALRNALRGLAFTGHSPARLMSLLNEVTLHTHGHPTATAVCALYDPADRSLCWASAGHLPPLLLHDERARFLDPPRNILLGAVPSAEYAQRVTPLSPGDTLMLYTDGLVERRHTGLDESLAGLRSAAERLGRGGLDERTDRLLASVTGDTDDDTSLVVVRVS, from the coding sequence GTGCAGCGCGCCCTGATGGGCCTGGCGGTCCCGGCCGCGCGGATCCTGGACGCGGGGGGCGCCGATCCGGCGGAGCCGGCCGTACTCGCCCCGCTCCTCGACCAGCTCACCCATCCGGCGATGTCCCTGCGCGCCGACCCCGAGTCCGGGGTCCTCCACGTCGAGCACCTCAACCGGCCCGCGCTCGACTCGGCCGGCCGTACGCACGGGACGGCCGGCCGGCCGCTGGCCCAGGTCTTCCCCGCCGTGTCCGCCGAGCTCGCCCAGCTGGCCCGGGCGGCGCGCGAGTCGGCCGCGCCGCGGCGGGCGGCCCGGCTGCCGGTCGTGCACCGGGCGGGGGACCCCGATCCGCTGCACGACGTGCGGGTGCTGCCCGTCGGCCCCGGCAGGACGGTCGTGCTCTGGCACGGCGCCACCGACCCGCTGATGTCGCTCACCCGGGTGCTCGGCCGGCTGGAGAACCTGGCGGCGTTCGAGGACGACCTGATCGCGGGCACCTCCCGGTGGAGCGAGCAGGCGTACCGCATCTTCGGCCTCGACCCGGCGGCCCCCGCGGTGCCGCTGCGCCGGCTGGCACCGCAGCTGCACCGGGACGAGACCGACAAGCTGCACGATCTGTTGACGGAGCTCACCGAGCGCCGGCACGGCGCGCACACCGTCGTCCGCGTGGTCCGTGAGGACGGCGGGCTGCGCCATGTCCGCATCGCGGCCGAGCCGCTGCTGACGGGCGGGGTGCTCACCGGGATCACCGGGGTGTACCAGGACGTCTCGGCACAGCACCACACCGAGATCGCGCTCAGCGCCACCTACGACCGGCTGACCGCCGCCCAGACCCAGGCGGCGCTGCGCCACCAGCTGGTCGTCCAGCTGCAGCAGGCGATCGTCCCCGAGGTGCCCGTGCTCCAGCGGCTCCACGGCCTGGAGGTGGCCGCCCGCTACCGGCCGGCGGCCGAGGAGTACCGGGTCGGCGGCGACTGGTACGACGTGCTGCCGCTGCCCAGCGGACGGGTGCTGGTCGCGGTCGGTGACATCGCGGGGCACGGCATCGACTCGGTGACGGGCATGGTCGCGCTGCGCAACGCGCTGCGCGGGCTCGCGTTCACCGGCCACTCCCCAGCCCGGCTGATGAGCCTGCTGAACGAGGTCACGCTGCACACGCACGGTCATCCGACCGCCACGGCCGTCTGCGCCCTGTACGACCCTGCGGACCGCTCGTTGTGCTGGGCCAGCGCGGGGCATCTGCCGCCGCTGCTGCTCCATGACGAGCGGGCGCGCTTCCTCGATCCGCCGCGCAACATCCTCCTGGGCGCGGTGCCCTCGGCCGAGTACGCGCAGAGGGTGACGCCGCTGTCCCCGGGGGACACGCTGATGCTGTACACCGACGGGCTGGTGGAGCGCCGCCACACGGGGCTCGACGAGAGTCTGGCGGGGCTGCGGAGCGCGGCCGAGCGGCTCGGGCGGGGCGGCCTGGACGAGCGTACGGACCGGCTGCTGGCGTCCGTCACCGGTGACACGGACGACGACACGAGCCTGGTGGTCGTGCGCGTCTCCTGA
- a CDS encoding ANTAR domain-containing protein, with the protein MTTSDRGRDAPGHDQLAAAVTQLTAELAALRRDLARRHLLDLASGVLVAQLSLTPADAVDHLAQLAETTGIAPEDLAADIVNGASGTAGLSPRAMAADVGDAADDGATAEDAAADVDVDVEVDQERADARRARLTEAAAEAAAKTGGTVDEVAETLLDGGLRPLGVRGLWLFRRTETDCLELAGQAGVSPLEAAHWRWVPPAAHSPLHRVLTEAAPAWLPAGPGNGERLPGPAPEAARAVLPLRQRGLVTGLALADWPGPASWTSRCSAP; encoded by the coding sequence ATGACCACGTCCGATCGAGGTCGGGACGCACCGGGGCACGACCAGCTGGCCGCCGCGGTCACCCAGCTCACCGCAGAACTCGCGGCTCTGCGCCGCGACCTCGCCCGCCGCCATCTGCTCGACCTGGCATCGGGCGTGCTCGTCGCGCAGCTCTCGCTCACCCCCGCCGATGCCGTGGACCATCTCGCCCAGCTGGCGGAGACCACCGGCATCGCCCCGGAGGACCTCGCCGCCGACATCGTCAACGGCGCCTCGGGAACGGCCGGCCTGTCACCCCGGGCGATGGCCGCGGACGTGGGGGACGCCGCCGATGACGGGGCTACGGCCGAGGACGCGGCCGCAGACGTGGACGTGGACGTCGAGGTGGACCAGGAACGTGCGGACGCGCGCCGGGCGCGCCTGACCGAGGCGGCGGCCGAGGCCGCCGCGAAGACCGGCGGCACGGTCGACGAGGTGGCCGAGACGCTGCTGGACGGCGGACTGCGGCCGCTCGGCGTGCGCGGGCTGTGGCTGTTCCGGCGTACGGAGACGGACTGTCTGGAGCTCGCCGGACAGGCCGGTGTGAGCCCGCTGGAGGCCGCGCACTGGCGATGGGTGCCTCCCGCGGCGCACAGCCCCCTGCACCGGGTGCTGACGGAGGCCGCCCCCGCCTGGCTGCCCGCCGGCCCCGGCAACGGCGAGCGGCTGCCCGGACCGGCCCCGGAGGCCGCCCGTGCCGTGCTCCCACTGCGGCAGCGCGGATTGGTGACGGGTCTCGCCCTCGCCGACTGGCCGGGCCCCGCGAGCTGGACGAGCCGGTGCAGCGCGCCCTGA
- a CDS encoding CBS domain-containing protein produces the protein MTELVKDVMTPGVRTLPPDASLVEAARLMRDQDIGDVIVADDHRLLGMLTDRDIAVRSVAMGHDPHIMPVRSVCTPDVVTVRPEQDTEEAARLMRVHMVRRLAVVEDGQPRGIVTLGDLARAREPRSALADICSGPPNSGA, from the coding sequence ATGACCGAGCTCGTGAAGGACGTGATGACGCCCGGAGTGCGGACGCTGCCTCCCGACGCGTCGCTCGTCGAGGCCGCCAGGCTGATGCGGGACCAGGACATCGGTGATGTCATCGTCGCCGACGACCATCGGCTCCTCGGCATGCTGACCGACCGCGACATCGCCGTGCGTTCCGTCGCCATGGGGCACGACCCGCACATCATGCCCGTCCGCTCCGTCTGCACACCGGACGTGGTCACGGTCCGTCCGGAGCAGGACACGGAGGAGGCCGCCAGGCTGATGCGGGTGCACATGGTGCGACGGCTCGCGGTCGTCGAGGACGGCCAGCCGCGCGGCATCGTCACACTCGGTGATCTGGCGAGGGCGAGGGAACCGCGCTCGGCGCTGGCGGACATCTGCTCGGGCCCGCCGAACAGCGGCGCGTGA
- a CDS encoding PRC-barrel domain containing protein gives MGAGTRGLPGSAGRTPGAQLVGYRVEATDGTVGKVDRHTEDVGRTYLVVDTGPWIFGHRVTVPADEVSRVDEASRTVYVDATREQIKGSPYFESGRDDENVASLRLIEEHYANRHM, from the coding sequence ATGGGTGCAGGAACCCGGGGCCTTCCCGGATCCGCAGGGCGCACACCGGGGGCGCAGCTCGTGGGGTACCGGGTCGAGGCGACCGACGGCACCGTCGGAAAGGTCGACCGGCACACCGAGGACGTCGGCAGGACGTACCTCGTCGTGGACACCGGACCGTGGATCTTCGGTCACCGGGTGACGGTGCCCGCGGACGAGGTCTCCCGCGTCGACGAGGCGAGCCGGACGGTGTACGTGGACGCCACCAGGGAGCAGATCAAAGGCTCGCCGTACTTCGAGAGCGGACGGGACGACGAGAACGTGGCGTCGCTGCGCCTCATCGAGGAGCACTACGCGAACCGCCACATGTGA
- a CDS encoding plasmid stabilization protein → MPRGSSPKRERQYEHIKESALERGESRRRAEEMAARTVNKERAQKGESKTASRTSTEDLPPAKRGGRRSHKGAQGPTYDQLYAEAKSRDVEGRSKMNKKELARELGY, encoded by the coding sequence ATGCCCCGTGGATCCAGTCCCAAGCGCGAACGTCAGTACGAACACATCAAGGAGAGCGCTCTGGAGCGCGGCGAGAGCCGCAGGCGCGCGGAGGAGATGGCGGCGCGCACGGTCAACAAGGAACGCGCGCAGAAGGGCGAGTCCAAGACCGCGAGCCGCACCTCCACCGAGGACTTGCCGCCCGCGAAGCGCGGCGGCCGGCGGTCCCACAAGGGCGCACAGGGCCCGACCTACGACCAGCTCTACGCGGAGGCCAAGAGCCGCGACGTCGAAGGCCGTTCGAAGATGAACAAGAAGGAACTCGCCCGCGAACTCGGCTACTGA
- a CDS encoding SigB/SigF/SigG family RNA polymerase sigma factor: MSSLPLAREPTVGAAPQERSAAPDGLPEIPDPRTISTMDARSLSVALFRRLHTLEEGTPEYSYVRNTLVELNMSLVRFAAGRFRGRSEPMEDILQVGTVGLIKAINRFDVEREVEFTSFALPTVVGEIKRFFRDTSWAVRVPRRLQELRLDLAKAFDTLEQDLGRAPTTAELADRLDVTEPEVLEGQRAANGYVARSIEPLEDDEPPGQLARRLGAEDPALDVVECLQCLKPVIAALPERERTILSLRFGDELTQSEIGERLGISQMHVSRLLARILEQLRDALLTDEADEAVPGAE, encoded by the coding sequence ATGTCCAGCTTGCCGCTCGCCCGTGAACCCACCGTCGGTGCCGCCCCGCAGGAGCGGTCGGCGGCACCGGACGGCCTCCCCGAGATACCGGACCCCCGCACCATCAGCACGATGGACGCCCGCTCCCTGTCGGTCGCCCTGTTCCGGCGGCTGCACACGCTGGAGGAGGGGACGCCGGAGTACTCGTACGTCCGCAACACGCTGGTGGAGCTCAACATGAGCCTCGTGCGGTTCGCTGCCGGCCGGTTCCGCGGCCGCAGCGAACCCATGGAGGACATCCTCCAGGTCGGCACGGTCGGCCTGATCAAGGCGATCAACCGCTTCGACGTGGAGCGCGAGGTCGAGTTCACCTCCTTCGCACTGCCCACCGTCGTCGGCGAGATCAAGCGCTTCTTCCGCGACACCAGCTGGGCCGTCCGCGTGCCGCGGCGGCTCCAGGAGCTCCGGCTCGATCTCGCGAAGGCGTTCGACACCCTGGAGCAGGACCTGGGACGCGCCCCCACCACGGCCGAACTCGCCGACCGGCTCGACGTCACGGAGCCGGAGGTGCTGGAGGGCCAGCGGGCCGCCAACGGCTATGTGGCCCGCTCCATCGAGCCCCTCGAGGACGACGAGCCCCCCGGCCAGCTCGCCCGCCGGCTGGGCGCGGAGGACCCGGCGCTGGACGTCGTCGAGTGCCTGCAGTGCCTGAAGCCGGTGATCGCCGCGTTGCCCGAGCGTGAGCGGACGATTCTGTCGCTGCGGTTCGGGGACGAGCTGACGCAGTCCGAGATCGGGGAACGGCTGGGCATCTCCCAGATGCATGTCTCGCGCCTGCTGGCGCGGATCCTGGAGCAGCTCCGGGACGCACTCCTCACGGACGAGGCGGACGAGGCGGTGCCAGGCGCGGAGTAG
- a CDS encoding DUF350 domain-containing protein: MTDIVNGLGRATAYGALGVVLLILGIVLVDLLTPGKLGKQIWEERNRNAAILLSSALLGIGGIVFTSIWTTYTDFGKGLASTAAFGVLGLVLMAVAFLVVDLVTPGKLGATLVEAEPHPAVWVTASCNIAVAAIVSASIA; encoded by the coding sequence ATGACGGACATAGTCAACGGACTTGGCCGGGCGACCGCCTACGGCGCGCTCGGAGTGGTCCTGCTGATCCTCGGCATCGTCCTGGTGGACCTGCTCACGCCCGGCAAGCTCGGCAAGCAGATCTGGGAGGAGCGCAACCGCAACGCGGCGATCCTGCTCAGCTCGGCCCTCCTCGGCATCGGCGGCATCGTCTTCACGTCGATCTGGACGACGTACACCGACTTCGGCAAGGGCCTTGCGTCCACGGCCGCGTTCGGCGTGCTCGGCCTGGTGCTGATGGCCGTGGCGTTCCTGGTCGTGGACCTCGTCACGCCGGGCAAGCTGGGCGCCACGCTGGTCGAGGCCGAGCCGCACCCGGCGGTGTGGGTGACGGCGTCCTGCAACATCGCGGTCGCGGCGATCGTTTCGGCGTCGATCGCCTGA
- a CDS encoding GNAT family N-acetyltransferase has product MAEREIRDDRGRGRLEAFEDGVFAGHIAYFTMDGDPAALVAVHTIVEPDHEGKGIAGSLVREFYAMAAREDVPVVPLCPYAAKWAERHPDEAPVPEAGLVSEAERQLRERPGL; this is encoded by the coding sequence ATGGCAGAGCGCGAGATTCGCGACGATCGCGGCCGGGGCCGTCTCGAGGCGTTCGAGGACGGTGTGTTCGCCGGACACATCGCTTATTTCACGATGGACGGCGACCCCGCCGCGCTCGTGGCGGTGCACACCATCGTGGAGCCGGACCACGAGGGCAAGGGCATCGCCGGCTCGCTGGTGCGCGAGTTCTACGCGATGGCCGCGCGCGAGGACGTCCCGGTCGTGCCGCTGTGCCCGTACGCCGCGAAGTGGGCCGAGCGCCACCCCGACGAGGCGCCCGTGCCCGAGGCAGGGCTGGTGAGCGAGGCCGAGCGTCAGCTGCGGGAGCGACCCGGCCTGTGA
- the gndA gene encoding NADP-dependent phosphogluconate dehydrogenase — translation MSGTAQIGVTGLAVMGRNLARNFARNGFTVAVHNRTAARTRELIEGFGTEGSFVPAESAEEFVAALERPRRLIIMVKAGDPTDAVIEEFAPLLEPGDVIIDGGNAHFADTRRRERELREAGIHFVGVGISGGEEGALHGPSIMPGGSRESYASLGPLLEKIAAKAPDGTPCTTHIGPDGAGHFVKMVHNGIEYADMQLIAEAYHLLREVAGYSPAKIAETFRGWNTGRLDSYLIEITAEVLAHTDAATGQPFVDIVADRAEQKGTGRWTVQIALDLGVPVSGIAEAVFARSLSGHAELRAASRDLPGPTPRPLGDEEAARFADQVEQALYASKIVSYTQGFHQIQAGSDAYDWGIDPGAVASIWRAGCIIRAAFLDRIRAAYDTQPELPSLLSDKQFAEEIGAAQDDWRAVVADTARQGVPAPGFAAALAYYDALRARRLPAALTQGQRDFFGAHTYRRTDRDGSFHTLWGGDRSEERTG, via the coding sequence ATGAGTGGTACCGCCCAGATCGGCGTCACCGGGCTCGCGGTGATGGGCCGCAATCTCGCCCGCAACTTCGCGCGCAACGGCTTCACGGTCGCCGTGCACAACCGGACCGCGGCAAGGACGCGAGAGCTGATCGAGGGGTTCGGCACCGAGGGCTCCTTCGTCCCGGCCGAGAGCGCCGAGGAGTTCGTCGCCGCCCTGGAGCGGCCGCGCCGGCTGATCATCATGGTCAAGGCGGGCGATCCGACGGACGCGGTGATCGAGGAGTTCGCGCCGCTCCTCGAACCGGGCGACGTGATCATCGACGGCGGCAACGCGCACTTCGCCGACACCCGGCGCCGCGAGCGCGAACTGCGCGAGGCCGGGATCCACTTCGTGGGCGTGGGCATCTCGGGCGGCGAGGAGGGCGCGCTGCACGGGCCGAGCATCATGCCGGGCGGCTCGCGGGAGTCGTACGCCTCGCTCGGCCCGCTGCTGGAGAAGATCGCCGCGAAGGCCCCGGACGGCACGCCCTGCACCACCCACATCGGCCCCGACGGCGCGGGCCATTTCGTGAAGATGGTGCACAACGGCATCGAGTACGCGGACATGCAGCTGATCGCGGAGGCGTACCACCTGCTGCGCGAGGTGGCCGGGTACTCCCCCGCGAAGATCGCCGAGACCTTCCGCGGCTGGAACACGGGGCGGCTCGACTCGTATCTGATCGAGATCACGGCCGAGGTACTGGCGCACACGGACGCGGCGACCGGGCAGCCCTTCGTCGACATCGTCGCAGACCGCGCCGAGCAGAAGGGCACCGGGCGCTGGACCGTGCAGATCGCGCTGGACCTGGGGGTCCCGGTCTCGGGCATCGCCGAGGCGGTGTTCGCCCGCTCCCTGTCCGGCCACGCCGAGCTGCGCGCGGCATCGCGCGACCTGCCGGGGCCGACGCCGCGGCCGCTCGGGGACGAGGAGGCCGCGCGCTTCGCGGACCAGGTCGAGCAGGCGCTGTACGCGTCGAAGATCGTGTCGTACACCCAGGGCTTCCACCAGATCCAGGCGGGCAGCGACGCCTACGACTGGGGCATCGACCCGGGCGCGGTGGCGTCGATCTGGCGGGCGGGGTGCATCATCAGGGCCGCGTTCCTGGACCGGATCCGCGCCGCGTACGACACCCAGCCGGAGCTGCCGAGTCTGCTGTCCGACAAGCAGTTCGCGGAGGAGATCGGCGCGGCCCAGGACGACTGGCGCGCGGTGGTGGCCGACACTGCCCGGCAGGGCGTACCGGCGCCGGGCTTCGCGGCGGCGCTGGCGTACTACGACGCGCTGCGGGCGCGCAGGCTGCCCGCGGCGCTGACCCAGGGCCAGCGCGACTTCTTCGGCGCGCACACGTACCGCCGGACGGACCGGGACGGGTCGTTCCACACGCTCTGGGGCGGTGACCGCTCGGAGGAGCGGACCGGCTGA